From the genome of Geobacter sp. SVR, one region includes:
- a CDS encoding MBG domain-containing protein, translated as MNRLIVRLFFVLLFTMVMTGAGFSPARGADQPATASLIVKTASGLSGVEQAMIIDRNGGSEVSSMPALRLHVVTVPLASLPLVLQNYQSDPQVERVEQNRTRKAEGIPGDLHYGVQWALPKIGYDKVFGTITAKGSARVALLDTGIDASHPDLLGTVVAGTSMLDGSQGLADPNGHGTAMAGIIAALTDNGSGIAGIAYQGVTIMPVTVLDSGANGDDGAIIAGIVWAADNGADVIVMGFSNPGFSQNLQDAVDYAWSKGAVLVAAAGNDSLAAPTFPAGDRGVIGVSATDANDLLAPFSNYGQDVFLAAPGTDIYTTGLNGSYAYVSGTSTSSAIVGGVAAFMKAADPTLTNGVIVGRLAKSADAVGASGDADNTAMFGNGRINMANALADTSTEPVQPAGAAPVGSGGPYLGPYTAADSNTQPYRITVGIQNGTLRYGTVDSANYTTSITTVGNGSQTVGLSVTGLPAGAMVLFYPNWFNLKYTQDTVLTIVTMPTTPAGSFTFTVRNSVNAVTGTGTLTIDRPAATLTLGNLTQTYSGTPLSPTVATNPDNLGITWTNAPQTNAGIYQVTATINDPNYQGSASGSFTIAKANQSITVTAPAPVNATANTTFTVAATAASGLPVTYGSGSPEVCTNIGPQFTMVSGSGACIVLYDQAGNGNYNPASQVTSTTTAQKAVATVTLAGLSAIYDGTAKAVSAGTTPAGLNVAITYNGSATLPTTAGSYAVSAAIADARYQGSATDTLTIAKASHTVTWDNPADILYGTALGAAQLNAAAPLPGSFEYTPAAGAVLNAGSGQTLSVTFTPADAANYTTATKTVTLNVLKATPVITWATPADATYGTALGAVQLNAAATVAGSFAYTPAAGTVLGAGNAQTLSVAFTPADTLNYNSATKTVAINVLKALPTVSWNNPVDIGYGTPLGAAQLTAVATVPGSFTYTPAAGAMLNAGNGQTLSATFMPADSTNYGTATANATINVLKGAPAITWANPADITYGATLGAAQLNAVATVPGSFAYTPAAGTMPKAGSGQSLSVIFTPADTANYDTATATVTITVLKGTPAITWANPADITYGATLGALQLNAAAPAPGSFAYTPAAGTVPNTGNGQSLSVTFTPEDPANYGSVTKAVTINVLKAAPVITWSNPADISYGATLGAAQLNAASIVAGSFVYQPAAGTVLGAGNSQTISATFTPTDSSNYTTATKSVTISVIKATPSVTAWPVAGTVGYGQTLATAALSGGSASVAGSFAFTTPSVTPEPGVYSAGVIFTPTDAANYATVTGSVNVTVLGPCATPGNISVPATNSTGTITASWGASSTGGAVYILEYSLNGGAWTQAYNGTATSTAVTVSTDGAYIFRVKATKAGYADSTAKTSAACAVTLVCGASATITVPAANSTGNVAINWSSSNVSGVTYILEYSTDGSTWTQAYSGTLNSTTVSGLANGTYTFRVKATKAGYADSAIKVSGNCVVSLACGASATITVPATSSTGNIGINWSSSNVSGVTYILEYSTDGATWIQAYSGTVNSTTIGGLANGAYTFRVKATKSGYADSPAKTSETCLVTLTCGTPATISVSATNTTGSIAITWSSSTIGGVTYILDYSTDGANWTSAYSGTTNSTTITVPGNGTYTFRVKAVKEGYADSAARVSGSCAVTLVCGAPASLNVPSANNTGTVAVTWSGSTLSGAGYTLEYSSDGSTWIQAYSGTATGTSIAGLANGTYTFRVKATKADFPDSAYTTSGPCAVTLACGPSATITVPAANSTGSINVSWGSSDVSGATYLLEYSMDGGAWSPAYTGPATNAIINGLTNGTYLFRVRASKAGYADSAAKVSGNCVVTLLCGAPDSISVPAVNSTGSITVNWGSSTISGVTYILEYSTNGGAWLPAYSGTSISTVFNAPADGIYLFRVKAIKAGFPDSSYTSSGSCTVTLVCGAPASISAPAANSSGSIFVSWGNSTVSGVTYVVEYSADGGAWTPAYSGPSTSATIAVPINGTYTFRVKATKAGFPDSAFTTSGSCAVTLVCGAPASISAPVANSTGNIYLSWGNSTVSGATYIVEYSADGGAWTQAYSGPSTSATIAALASGSYVFRVRATKAAFADSGNTLSGTCAVALVCGTPDSINAPAANSTGSIYLNWGNSTVSGATYVIEYSADGGAWTRAYSGPSTSATITVPVSGSYVFRVRATKPAFADSASTVSGSCTVALACGMPDSISAPAANGPGSIFISWGNSTVSGVTYILEYSLNGGEWTPAYGGRSTSTTITGLAPGTYTFRVKATRTDYDDSTYKTSMLLTI; from the coding sequence ATGAACAGGCTCATCGTACGGCTGTTTTTCGTCCTGTTGTTCACCATGGTAATGACCGGCGCCGGCTTTTCTCCCGCCCGTGGCGCCGACCAGCCAGCCACCGCTTCCCTGATCGTCAAAACGGCAAGCGGACTTTCCGGCGTGGAACAGGCGATGATCATCGACCGGAACGGAGGCAGCGAGGTGTCCTCCATGCCGGCACTGCGTCTGCACGTTGTAACGGTCCCGCTGGCCAGCCTGCCTCTGGTCCTGCAGAATTACCAGTCTGATCCCCAGGTGGAACGGGTCGAGCAGAACAGGACCAGAAAAGCGGAAGGCATTCCTGGCGATCTCCATTACGGGGTCCAGTGGGCGCTGCCCAAAATCGGATATGACAAGGTTTTCGGCACCATAACGGCTAAAGGTTCAGCCAGGGTGGCACTGCTCGACACCGGCATCGATGCTTCCCACCCCGACCTGCTCGGCACGGTGGTTGCCGGCACCTCGATGCTGGACGGTTCCCAGGGCCTGGCCGATCCCAACGGACACGGCACCGCCATGGCCGGGATCATTGCAGCCCTGACCGACAACGGCAGCGGCATTGCCGGCATTGCGTACCAGGGGGTCACCATCATGCCGGTGACCGTGCTGGATTCCGGCGCCAACGGCGATGACGGCGCCATCATCGCGGGTATCGTCTGGGCAGCCGATAACGGCGCCGATGTCATTGTCATGGGTTTCAGCAACCCCGGCTTCAGTCAGAACCTTCAGGACGCCGTGGATTATGCCTGGTCGAAAGGAGCGGTCCTGGTGGCAGCAGCCGGCAATGACAGCCTCGCCGCCCCCACCTTCCCCGCCGGCGACAGGGGGGTCATCGGAGTTTCCGCCACCGATGCGAACGACCTCCTGGCCCCCTTCAGCAATTACGGCCAGGATGTGTTCCTGGCCGCCCCGGGTACCGACATCTATACCACCGGCCTGAACGGTTCCTATGCATACGTCAGCGGCACATCCACCTCATCGGCCATCGTCGGCGGTGTGGCCGCCTTCATGAAAGCAGCCGATCCCACGCTCACCAACGGCGTCATCGTCGGGCGCCTGGCGAAATCGGCCGATGCCGTGGGGGCTTCCGGTGATGCCGACAACACCGCGATGTTCGGCAACGGCCGCATCAACATGGCCAACGCCCTTGCCGATACCTCGACCGAACCGGTCCAGCCGGCCGGCGCGGCACCTGTCGGCAGCGGCGGGCCGTACCTGGGACCGTACACTGCCGCGGACAGCAATACCCAGCCATACAGAATCACCGTCGGCATACAGAACGGTACTCTCAGATACGGGACCGTGGACAGCGCGAATTACACCACCTCGATCACCACCGTGGGCAATGGCAGCCAGACCGTCGGACTGTCGGTCACCGGCTTGCCCGCCGGTGCCATGGTCCTGTTTTACCCCAACTGGTTCAACCTCAAATACACCCAGGATACCGTTTTAACGATCGTCACCATGCCGACGACCCCTGCCGGGAGCTTCACCTTTACGGTGCGCAACAGTGTCAATGCCGTTACCGGCACCGGCACGCTGACGATCGACAGGCCCGCGGCAACCCTGACCCTGGGTAATCTGACCCAGACTTACTCGGGCACCCCCCTGAGCCCGACCGTTGCCACCAATCCCGACAACCTCGGCATCACCTGGACCAACGCACCGCAGACCAATGCCGGCATCTATCAAGTGACAGCCACGATCAACGATCCCAACTACCAGGGAAGCGCCAGCGGCAGCTTCACCATCGCCAAGGCCAATCAATCCATTACCGTGACTGCTCCGGCACCGGTGAATGCCACCGCGAACACCACCTTCACCGTGGCGGCAACAGCCGCCTCCGGCCTGCCGGTAACCTACGGCAGCGGTTCCCCGGAGGTGTGCACCAACATCGGTCCGCAATTCACCATGGTAAGCGGCAGCGGCGCCTGCATCGTGCTGTACGACCAGGCGGGCAACGGCAACTATAATCCGGCCAGCCAGGTGACAAGCACCACCACTGCCCAAAAAGCCGTGGCAACAGTCACCCTGGCCGGTCTTTCGGCCATCTACGACGGCACTGCCAAGGCCGTTTCAGCCGGAACGACCCCGGCGGGCCTGAATGTCGCCATAACCTATAACGGCTCTGCCACGCTCCCCACCACTGCCGGCAGCTATGCCGTGTCAGCGGCCATCGCCGACGCCAGGTACCAGGGAAGCGCCACCGACACCCTGACCATCGCCAAGGCCAGCCATACCGTCACCTGGGACAATCCTGCCGATATCCTTTACGGAACCGCCCTGGGAGCAGCACAGCTCAATGCAGCCGCCCCCCTGCCGGGCAGCTTCGAGTACACCCCGGCGGCCGGGGCCGTACTGAATGCCGGCAGCGGCCAGACCCTTTCGGTTACCTTTACACCGGCTGACGCGGCCAATTACACTACGGCCACCAAGACCGTGACCCTCAATGTTCTCAAGGCGACACCGGTCATTACCTGGGCCACCCCCGCCGATGCGACCTATGGTACGGCTCTGGGAGCCGTCCAGCTTAACGCCGCCGCCACCGTGGCCGGCAGCTTCGCCTATACGCCGGCTGCCGGCACCGTGCTGGGCGCAGGCAATGCCCAGACCCTGTCGGTGGCCTTCACGCCGGCCGACACGCTCAATTACAACAGCGCAACCAAAACCGTAGCGATCAACGTCCTCAAGGCACTGCCGACAGTTTCCTGGAATAATCCCGTTGACATCGGCTACGGCACGCCGCTGGGGGCAGCTCAGCTCACTGCCGTTGCCACGGTGCCCGGCAGCTTCACCTACACGCCGGCGGCCGGCGCCATGCTGAACGCAGGCAACGGCCAGACCCTGTCCGCGACCTTCATGCCGGCCGATAGTACCAATTACGGTACTGCCACCGCCAACGCAACGATCAACGTGCTCAAGGGAGCCCCTGCCATCACCTGGGCCAACCCGGCCGACATTACCTATGGCGCGACACTGGGGGCAGCACAGCTCAACGCCGTTGCCACGGTGCCCGGCAGCTTCGCCTATACGCCGGCTGCCGGCACCATGCCAAAGGCCGGCAGCGGCCAGAGCCTGTCAGTGATTTTCACGCCGGCCGACACCGCCAATTACGATACGGCCACTGCCACCGTGACGATCACTGTCCTCAAGGGGACCCCCGCCATCACCTGGGCCAACCCGGCAGATATCACCTATGGCGCGACACTGGGGGCTTTACAGCTCAACGCCGCTGCCCCCGCGCCCGGCAGCTTCGCCTATACGCCGGCTGCCGGCACCGTACCGAACACCGGCAATGGCCAGTCCCTGTCCGTCACCTTCACACCGGAAGACCCGGCCAACTACGGCAGCGTTACCAAGGCCGTTACGATCAATGTCCTCAAGGCGGCACCGGTCATCACCTGGAGCAATCCCGCCGACATCAGCTATGGAGCGACTCTGGGAGCTGCCCAGCTTAATGCCGCCTCAATAGTGGCCGGCAGCTTCGTCTACCAGCCTGCCGCAGGAACCGTGCTGGGCGCAGGCAACAGCCAGACCATCTCGGCGACCTTCACGCCGACCGACTCCTCCAACTACACCACAGCCACCAAGTCCGTCACGATCAGCGTCATCAAGGCCACTCCCAGCGTCACCGCATGGCCGGTTGCCGGTACTGTGGGTTATGGCCAGACGCTTGCGACAGCCGCGCTCAGCGGCGGATCGGCGTCGGTTGCGGGCAGCTTCGCTTTCACGACGCCTTCGGTCACGCCCGAGCCGGGCGTCTACAGTGCAGGAGTGATCTTTACCCCGACCGATGCCGCAAACTACGCCACCGTTACCGGCAGCGTTAACGTCACAGTACTGGGCCCCTGTGCAACTCCCGGAAACATCAGCGTTCCTGCCACGAACAGCACGGGCACGATCACTGCCAGTTGGGGTGCCAGCAGTACCGGTGGAGCAGTCTATATCCTGGAGTACAGCCTGAATGGCGGCGCCTGGACCCAGGCTTACAACGGAACGGCAACCAGTACCGCTGTTACCGTTTCCACCGATGGGGCATATATCTTCCGGGTCAAGGCCACCAAGGCGGGATATGCCGACAGCACTGCCAAGACCTCGGCTGCCTGTGCGGTAACCCTGGTCTGCGGCGCCTCGGCTACGATCACCGTGCCGGCCGCCAACAGTACCGGGAATGTCGCCATAAACTGGAGCAGCAGCAACGTCAGCGGCGTTACCTACATCCTTGAGTACAGCACCGACGGCTCAACCTGGACTCAGGCTTACAGCGGCACGCTCAACAGCACCACCGTCAGCGGACTCGCCAACGGCACCTATACCTTCCGGGTCAAGGCCACCAAGGCAGGGTATGCCGACAGTGCGATCAAGGTTTCGGGGAATTGCGTGGTATCGCTCGCCTGCGGCGCCTCGGCCACCATCACCGTTCCGGCAACCAGCAGCACCGGCAATATCGGCATAAACTGGAGCAGCAGCAACGTCAGCGGCGTTACCTACATTCTCGAGTACAGCACCGACGGTGCAACCTGGATCCAGGCCTACAGCGGCACAGTCAACAGCACTACCATCGGCGGACTCGCCAACGGCGCCTACACCTTCCGGGTCAAGGCCACCAAATCAGGGTATGCCGACAGTCCTGCCAAGACTTCCGAAACCTGCCTGGTCACCCTGACGTGCGGCACACCGGCCACCATCTCGGTTTCGGCCACCAACACCACCGGCAGCATCGCCATAACCTGGAGCAGCAGCACTATCGGCGGCGTTACCTATATCCTCGACTACAGCACGGACGGCGCCAACTGGACCTCGGCCTACAGCGGGACAACCAACAGCACCACTATTACGGTGCCGGGCAACGGGACCTACACCTTCCGGGTCAAGGCGGTCAAGGAAGGGTATGCCGACAGCGCCGCCAGGGTCTCCGGCAGTTGTGCGGTAACGCTGGTCTGCGGCGCTCCCGCCTCCCTCAACGTACCCTCCGCAAACAACACCGGAACCGTCGCCGTAACCTGGTCCGGCAGCACTCTTTCCGGGGCGGGTTACACGCTCGAGTACAGCAGCGACGGCAGCACCTGGATTCAGGCCTACAGCGGAACCGCCACCGGCACCAGCATCGCCGGCCTTGCCAACGGCACCTATACCTTCCGGGTCAAGGCGACCAAGGCGGACTTCCCCGACAGCGCCTACACGACATCCGGCCCCTGTGCGGTGACGCTCGCCTGCGGCCCCTCGGCCACCATTACCGTACCTGCCGCTAACAGCACCGGCAGTATCAACGTAAGCTGGGGCAGCAGCGACGTCAGCGGCGCCACCTATCTGCTCGAGTACAGCATGGACGGCGGCGCCTGGAGCCCGGCCTACACCGGGCCGGCCACCAACGCCATCATTAACGGGCTCACCAACGGAACTTATCTGTTCCGGGTCAGGGCATCCAAGGCCGGCTATGCCGACAGCGCCGCCAAGGTCTCCGGAAATTGCGTGGTAACGCTGCTGTGCGGCGCTCCCGATTCCATCAGCGTGCCCGCCGTCAACAGCACCGGCAGCATCACCGTGAACTGGGGCAGCAGCACCATCAGCGGCGTCACCTACATTCTGGAGTACAGCACGAATGGCGGAGCCTGGCTCCCGGCCTACAGCGGCACATCCATCAGCACCGTATTCAATGCCCCTGCCGACGGAATCTATCTCTTCCGGGTCAAGGCAATCAAAGCCGGCTTTCCCGACAGCAGCTATACCAGCTCCGGCAGTTGCACAGTGACGCTGGTTTGCGGCGCACCCGCCTCCATCAGCGCTCCCGCTGCCAACAGCAGCGGCAGCATCTTCGTAAGCTGGGGCAACAGCACCGTCAGCGGCGTCACCTACGTCGTGGAATACAGTGCAGACGGCGGCGCCTGGACACCGGCCTACAGCGGGCCATCCACCAGTGCTACCATTGCGGTGCCGATCAACGGAACCTATACGTTCCGGGTCAAGGCCACCAAGGCCGGCTTCCCGGACAGCGCCTTTACCACCTCCGGTTCCTGCGCGGTCACGCTGGTCTGCGGCGCCCCGGCCTCCATCAGCGCTCCTGTTGCCAACAGCACCGGCAACATCTACCTGAGCTGGGGCAACAGTACCGTCAGCGGCGCCACCTACATCGTTGAATACAGCGCCGATGGCGGCGCCTGGACCCAGGCCTACAGCGGACCGTCCACCAGCGCCACCATCGCCGCCCTGGCCAGCGGCTCCTATGTGTTTCGGGTGCGGGCAACCAAGGCCGCCTTTGCGGACAGCGGCAACACCCTCTCCGGCACCTGTGCGGTAGCACTGGTCTGCGGCACGCCCGATTCCATCAATGCCCCCGCCGCCAACAGCACCGGCAGCATCTACCTGAACTGGGGCAACAGCACTGTCAGCGGCGCAACCTATGTTATCGAGTACAGCGCCGATGGCGGCGCCTGGACCCGGGCCTACAGCGGGCCATCCACCAGCGCCACCATCACCGTCCCGGTCAGCGGCTCCTATGTGTTCCGGGTCAGGGCAACCAAACCGGCTTTTGCGGACAGCGCCAGCACGGTCTCCGGCAGTTGCACGGTAGCGCTTGCCTGCGGAATGCCGGACTCCATTTCCGCTCCGGCCGCCAACGGCCCGGGCAGCATTTTCATAAGCTGGGGCAACAGCACTGTCAGCGGCGTGACCTACATCCTGGAGTACAGCCTGAACGGTGGCGAGTGGACCCCGGCTTACGGCGGCCGTTCCACCAGCACCACCATTACCGGCCTGGCTCCAGGCACCTACACCTTCCGGGTGAAGGCAACCAGGACCGACTATGACGACAGCACCTATAAGACTTCCATGCTTCTGACGATCTGA
- a CDS encoding OmpA family protein, whose amino-acid sequence MGKTAVCRLIVMLGVWGLLAFPAGAAETGKKKQNSRDGSFSLTATVGGYLFAGSENLRATPLYGVKLGYDMQGRSIADSLGIEVSYSYLSTSSTKSSDDTRGHLVRLDVTYPFTPGARLVPFIAVGGGALDLITASRSNVDPLLNYGGGLKYLIEDYLAVRGDVRQLLVYHESHFRNNFEFVAGLTYYFGKERKKKAVTPPPPPKPDKGAGSGKVSGTGGASAVPVWPTEGSLPEKLEKAGVVGIGVLYPPADKIPPPPAPPLAPPAPAAPAIPADPSAGGDGSAAAKMSEQAATGGSTDAAAPGTVAEGPGGGAPSSAPETASAAPVAPPPERPIEQRVSKVTEIDFDKGSSFIKPEYYRDLIDLSLYLKAYPDAFLTIEGQGDLPDSREAEEGLSRERADSVRQKLLLFGIEPERLIIREGKARHQSRQGKHRAIITIDPFDGQQ is encoded by the coding sequence ATGGGAAAAACGGCTGTGTGCCGCCTGATTGTCATGCTGGGCGTGTGGGGATTGCTCGCTTTTCCGGCGGGCGCTGCGGAAACGGGCAAAAAAAAGCAGAACTCCAGGGATGGCTCGTTCTCATTGACCGCTACCGTTGGCGGCTACCTGTTTGCCGGATCGGAAAACCTCCGGGCAACCCCGCTGTACGGGGTCAAGCTGGGCTATGACATGCAAGGGCGCTCCATTGCCGACAGTCTCGGCATCGAGGTTTCCTACAGCTATCTTTCGACCTCTTCGACAAAATCTTCCGACGACACCCGGGGCCATCTCGTCCGTCTTGACGTCACCTACCCGTTTACCCCGGGAGCGCGCCTGGTTCCCTTCATCGCTGTCGGGGGCGGGGCCCTCGACCTGATCACCGCTTCCCGTTCCAACGTTGATCCGTTGCTGAATTACGGCGGCGGCCTGAAGTACCTGATTGAGGACTACCTGGCCGTGAGGGGTGATGTGCGTCAGCTGCTGGTCTATCATGAGTCCCATTTTCGGAACAACTTCGAATTCGTTGCCGGGTTGACCTACTATTTCGGCAAGGAGCGCAAGAAAAAAGCAGTCACGCCGCCGCCCCCCCCAAAGCCGGACAAGGGGGCCGGTTCAGGGAAGGTTTCGGGGACCGGGGGAGCGTCTGCAGTGCCGGTCTGGCCGACAGAGGGCAGCCTGCCTGAAAAGCTCGAAAAAGCCGGAGTAGTTGGGATAGGCGTGCTCTATCCCCCTGCTGACAAAATCCCGCCACCGCCGGCTCCCCCTCTTGCCCCCCCCGCGCCGGCTGCTCCGGCAATCCCGGCCGATCCGTCTGCCGGGGGTGACGGCAGCGCTGCGGCCAAGATGTCGGAACAGGCTGCGACCGGAGGAAGCACGGATGCCGCGGCACCGGGCACTGTCGCAGAAGGGCCCGGCGGGGGCGCTCCGTCATCCGCCCCGGAGACGGCCTCTGCCGCACCCGTTGCGCCGCCGCCGGAGCGGCCGATCGAGCAGCGGGTTTCGAAAGTGACGGAGATCGATTTCGACAAGGGCAGCAGCTTCATAAAGCCGGAGTACTACCGGGATCTGATCGATCTCTCGCTCTACCTCAAGGCATACCCGGATGCCTTCCTGACCATCGAAGGACAGGGAGATCTCCCCGACAGCCGGGAAGCGGAAGAAGGGCTCTCCCGGGAGCGGGCCGACAGCGTCAGGCAGAAGCTGCTTCTGTTCGGCATCGAGCCGGAGCGGCTCATCATCAGGGAGGGCAAGGCCAGGCATCAGAGCAGGCAGGGCAAGCACCGGGCCATCATTACCATCGACCCGTTCGATGGTCAGCAGTGA
- a CDS encoding CARDB domain-containing protein: MIRLASLGILQYLLRITLIICATVGLSGTGRAVWALSVQWTEQADFETNAVTTGTPTTRVNIDTATTPGDIKIGVTKDFVTTATITYGTSHNKIYTTGVDRTSIAVIDAATNTMIGMIPLQARPAGVIYNSAGNKLYVGQYNENKVSVIDLNSEPPGVYTLTSPIVGNGAYAAAYNPINNKVYIANTGDQTVSILDGVSDSLLATVPVAAGATTASFDSATGKIYLTSMVNQSVTILDGATDQVVKNFEIDPALNLLGGQDPGKVGLRVYAPAKGITGADALRLSWNHDPLGPHQDIQFQVRTAQDIQSLDNATYVGPDGTANSWYVTVAGGSETTVDLNVPYSPAVEIQGKLISDGSGTPVLHEVRLEFIFYADLVVSNVSGPSSAEIGAVVPVSVTVANQGEGTAAPSKLGLFLHNESTGASYLLGEQAIGALASGATAPGTLQVTIPSIPPGNYEFKACADYLMEVMEGPNENNNCSTSPITIQGTDLVVTSASGTVSGGALTYSITVKNQGNLATNKTFYVTIYLSTDDVITTSDSRFNVTPAVYGLAAGASKTLTGTIVIPVRLPVGHYYIGAIVDSNPLPTSNNLVKESDETNNALSSTATQYIYNDLVVTSVEGTFVNGQLQYSATIKNNGNGSMAATNYSFKLSQDQVIEEGDITVKAGQYLVLDGGEEHVISGTTPVSGSLHGPYYIGIIVKPSDTIYEDNPLNNTLVGNQVVIP; encoded by the coding sequence ATGATCCGTTTAGCTTCTCTCGGAATTCTGCAGTACCTTTTGAGGATAACGTTGATTATCTGTGCAACAGTGGGGTTGAGTGGAACGGGACGTGCCGTATGGGCATTATCGGTTCAGTGGACAGAACAGGCAGATTTTGAAACCAATGCTGTAACCACCGGTACGCCAACCACTCGCGTAAATATCGATACAGCGACAACTCCTGGTGACATCAAGATCGGTGTCACAAAAGACTTTGTCACCACCGCGACCATTACGTATGGTACCTCGCATAACAAGATCTATACCACTGGAGTTGATCGCACCTCTATTGCCGTCATCGATGCCGCAACGAATACAATGATCGGAATGATACCCCTTCAGGCGCGGCCGGCAGGCGTCATCTACAACTCTGCAGGCAACAAGCTGTACGTGGGACAGTACAACGAGAACAAGGTCTCAGTGATAGACCTCAACTCCGAGCCACCCGGCGTCTATACCCTCACAAGCCCCATCGTCGGCAACGGCGCCTATGCCGCAGCCTACAACCCGATAAACAACAAGGTCTACATCGCCAATACCGGCGATCAGACCGTTTCGATTCTTGATGGAGTTTCCGACTCTCTTCTCGCTACCGTGCCGGTAGCAGCAGGGGCCACGACCGCTTCCTTCGATTCCGCCACCGGAAAGATCTATCTGACGAGTATGGTTAATCAGTCAGTTACTATACTAGATGGTGCCACGGATCAGGTGGTCAAAAACTTCGAAATCGACCCGGCACTGAACCTCCTTGGCGGGCAAGACCCCGGAAAGGTCGGGTTGCGGGTGTATGCTCCGGCAAAAGGAATCACCGGAGCCGATGCCCTGCGTCTGTCATGGAATCACGACCCTCTCGGGCCACACCAGGACATCCAGTTCCAGGTTCGAACGGCGCAGGATATCCAGTCCCTCGACAATGCCACGTATGTAGGGCCAGACGGTACGGCCAACAGTTGGTATGTCACCGTAGCAGGTGGCTCGGAGACGACCGTTGATCTCAATGTTCCCTATTCCCCTGCTGTGGAGATCCAGGGGAAGTTAATTTCCGATGGGTCCGGTACACCGGTACTGCATGAGGTGAGACTGGAATTTATATTCTACGCCGACCTCGTTGTTTCCAACGTCAGCGGACCATCCTCCGCTGAGATAGGGGCCGTCGTGCCAGTGTCTGTGACCGTTGCAAATCAGGGGGAAGGGACTGCGGCTCCGTCCAAACTTGGATTGTTCCTTCATAACGAATCCACTGGTGCGTCCTACCTCCTTGGTGAGCAGGCAATAGGGGCACTTGCGTCAGGCGCAACCGCACCGGGTACCTTGCAGGTCACAATTCCATCGATCCCGCCCGGTAATTACGAGTTCAAAGCGTGCGCCGATTATCTAATGGAAGTGATGGAAGGGCCCAATGAAAACAATAACTGTAGCACGAGTCCGATAACTATTCAGGGAACTGATTTAGTCGTTACAAGTGCATCAGGAACGGTAAGCGGTGGAGCCCTCACATATTCGATTACAGTAAAGAATCAAGGCAACCTAGCTACCAACAAGACTTTTTACGTTACAATCTATCTTTCTACTGACGACGTGATCACAACATCTGACAGCCGCTTTAACGTAACTCCGGCCGTATACGGCTTGGCAGCAGGGGCAAGCAAGACGCTCACGGGGACAATAGTAATTCCTGTACGTCTACCTGTGGGGCATTATTATATAGGTGCAATTGTGGACAGCAATCCATTACCCACCAGCAATAATCTGGTCAAAGAATCGGATGAAACAAATAATGCTTTGAGCAGCACAGCTACCCAATACATTTACAATGATTTGGTCGTTACATCAGTCGAAGGGACATTCGTTAACGGACAGTTACAATATTCGGCAACCATCAAAAATAATGGCAATGGCTCAATGGCGGCGACAAATTACTCCTTTAAACTTTCTCAGGATCAAGTCATCGAAGAGGGAGATATTACGGTAAAGGCGGGGCAATACCTTGTTCTTGATGGCGGCGAAGAACACGTAATTTCCGGAACAACCCCCGTCTCTGGTTCGCTTCATGGCCCGTATTATATTGGAATTATTGTAAAACCATCGGATACGATTTATGAGGATAATCCGCTAAACAATACGCTTGTAGGCAATCAAGTTGTCATTCCCTAA